From the genome of Flavobacterium ovatum, one region includes:
- the gldN gene encoding gliding motility protein GldN has product MKNIKNGLLVMFSVIWSVSSYAQSNLLNAKTPSQIGLKTPAQLISDNDKPLAYGYVHDRDILMGKTVWEIIDLSERINFPLYFPIDENIGSDRRSLYSVLTTAIKNGKITEVYSDSYFNTKKSFRDIEASLSRVDTTDAGREQINAGRKAVSAEYILRSDLTAQDVTQYKIKGFWYFDKRQSELKYRLLGICPVTPDVYTMNSDEKDYIELFWIFFPSARNVLHEAKAFNDKNSSMPISFDQILNSRRFNSVIYKEENVYGDREIKEYMKDNAQNQLLESERIKEKIRNFESDMWNY; this is encoded by the coding sequence ATGAAGAATATAAAAAACGGTTTATTGGTAATGTTTTCTGTAATATGGAGTGTGTCATCTTATGCGCAATCTAATTTACTTAACGCAAAAACACCTTCGCAAATAGGTCTTAAAACACCTGCTCAACTAATCTCGGATAATGATAAGCCATTGGCGTATGGTTATGTTCATGATAGAGATATTTTGATGGGTAAAACTGTGTGGGAAATTATTGATTTAAGTGAAAGAATTAATTTTCCTTTGTATTTTCCAATCGATGAAAACATTGGATCAGATAGACGTTCATTATATTCAGTTTTGACTACTGCTATTAAAAACGGAAAAATCACGGAAGTGTATTCAGATAGTTATTTTAATACTAAGAAATCTTTTAGAGATATCGAAGCTTCTTTGTCTAGAGTTGATACTACTGATGCGGGTCGGGAACAAATAAATGCAGGTAGAAAAGCTGTTTCTGCAGAATATATTTTACGTTCTGATTTAACGGCTCAAGATGTAACACAATACAAAATCAAAGGGTTTTGGTATTTTGATAAACGTCAAAGTGAATTAAAATATCGTTTGCTAGGTATTTGTCCTGTTACTCCAGATGTTTATACAATGAATAGTGATGAAAAAGATTATATAGAGTTATTTTGGATTTTCTTTCCTTCAGCTAGAAATGTGTTACATGAGGCGAAAGCTTTTAATGATAAAAACTCTTCTATGCCAATTTCTTTTGATCAAATCTTGAATTCTAGACGATTCAATAGTGTTATATATAAAGAAGAAAATGTATATGGCGATAGGGAGATTAAGGAATATATGAAAGACAATGCTCAAAATCAATTACTAGAGTCTGAAAGAATAAAAGAAAAGATACGTAATTTTGAGTCTGATATGTGGAATTACTAA
- a CDS encoding FAD-binding oxidoreductase, translating into MIDYLIVGSGLAGISFSETALAQHKTILVIDDDSQNSSKIAGGLYNPVILKRFSEVWHAKEQLDLMKSFYSSIETKLDSKFDFKKPILRKFFSIEEQNNWFSASDKPSLAPFLSLNLITKKYSGINSPFNYGEVLHTGFVDTASLLSSYRVYLKVNQWFLNETFDYNKLIISDGYVEYKEVQARNIIFAEGFGIRANPYFKHLPLDGTKGELFIIKAPMLGLDVIVNTNVFILPLGDGLFKVGATYNWKDKSAEPTVDGRAELIDRIQEIIDCDFEIVEHFAGIRPTVRDRRPLVGTHPQYTRVHVLNGLGTRGVMIGPEMAKALYDSIENGIPLDDEININRIKPKNYI; encoded by the coding sequence ATGATAGATTATTTAATTGTTGGTTCAGGATTAGCGGGTATTTCTTTTTCAGAAACTGCATTGGCACAGCATAAGACTATTTTAGTAATTGATGATGATTCTCAAAATTCATCTAAAATAGCTGGAGGGCTTTATAATCCAGTTATTCTAAAACGTTTTAGTGAAGTTTGGCATGCGAAAGAACAATTAGATTTGATGAAGTCATTTTATAGTAGTATTGAAACTAAATTGGATTCTAAATTTGATTTTAAAAAGCCTATATTGAGAAAGTTCTTTTCTATTGAAGAACAAAATAATTGGTTTTCTGCATCTGATAAACCTAGTCTAGCTCCTTTTTTATCACTTAATTTAATTACAAAAAAATATTCGGGAATTAATTCGCCATTTAATTATGGGGAAGTTTTACATACTGGATTTGTTGATACGGCTAGTTTATTGTCTTCTTATAGAGTGTACCTGAAGGTTAATCAATGGTTCCTTAATGAAACTTTTGATTACAATAAATTAATAATTAGTGATGGTTATGTTGAATATAAAGAGGTTCAAGCTAGGAATATCATTTTTGCGGAGGGTTTTGGAATACGTGCTAATCCTTATTTTAAACATTTGCCTCTAGATGGCACCAAAGGGGAGTTATTTATTATTAAAGCACCCATGTTAGGTCTAGACGTAATTGTCAATACTAATGTGTTTATTTTGCCTCTAGGTGATGGATTATTTAAAGTAGGGGCTACTTATAATTGGAAAGACAAATCTGCTGAACCCACAGTAGATGGTAGAGCTGAATTAATAGATAGAATTCAAGAGATTATTGATTGTGATTTTGAGATAGTTGAACATTTTGCAGGAATTCGACCTACTGTTCGTGATAGGCGCCCTTTGGTAGGTACCCATCCTCAATATACGAGAGTGCATGTTCTTAATGGATTAGGGACACGTGGCGTTATGATTGGCCCTGAAATGGCTAAAGCATTATATGATTCTATTGAAAACGGAATTCCTTTAGATGATGAAATTAATATTAACCGTATAAAACCTAAAAATTATATTTAA
- a CDS encoding DUF983 domain-containing protein: MLKKGSKLNSILTGSCPKCQNESMYVDKNPLHLGSVLKMNEDCSHCGLHYQIEPSFFYGAMYVSYGLNVAVGIATFIISKLLFNSSLKTSFISIIVALIITAPLVLRWSRNIYINMFVSYDPTFNKKKKNTIPKI; encoded by the coding sequence ATGTTAAAAAAAGGATCCAAACTAAATAGTATTTTAACAGGAAGTTGTCCTAAATGCCAAAATGAAAGCATGTATGTGGATAAAAACCCACTTCATTTAGGCTCAGTATTAAAAATGAATGAAGATTGTAGCCATTGTGGATTACATTACCAAATAGAACCATCGTTTTTTTATGGAGCTATGTATGTAAGCTACGGACTGAATGTTGCAGTTGGTATTGCTACCTTTATCATATCTAAGTTATTATTTAATAGTAGTCTAAAAACTTCTTTCATATCTATAATTGTTGCCTTAATTATTACGGCCCCTTTAGTATTGAGATGGTCAAGAAATATTTACATAAACATGTTTGTTTCGTACGACCCTACATTCAACAAAAAGAAAAAAAATACTATACCTAAAATCTAA
- a CDS encoding ABC-F family ATP-binding cassette domain-containing protein, producing the protein MLNIHNLSVSFGGTYLFEEVTFRLGAGDRVGLVGKNGAGKSTMLKMLAGDFKPDSGVISQEKDVRMGFLRQDIDFEQGRTVLEEAYEAFVEIKIVEKKLEEINHQLVTRTDYESEEYSKIIEDLSDYTHRFDLLGGYNYVGDTEKILLGLGFKRDVFNNQTETFSGGWRMRIELAKLLLQANDVLLLDEPTNHLDIESIIWLESFLRNYPGVVVIVSHDRMFLDNVTNRTIEISLGKAYDFNKPYTQYLELRHEIREKQLATQKNQAKKIEETEKLIEKFRAKASKASMAQSLIKKLDKVERIEVDEDDNSVMNISFPVSKEPGRVVVEAENVTKSYGDKTILKDINLLVERGSKIAFVGQNGQGKSTFIKAIVDEFEYQGNIKLGHNVQLGYFAQNQAEYLDGEITLLQTMEDAAMDTNRSKVRDMLGSFLFRGDDVDKKVKVLSGGERNRLALCKLLLQPINVLLMDEPTNHLDIKSKNVLKAALQKFGGTLLLVSHDRDFLQGMSNLVYEFKDQKIKEYLGDINYFLEQRNLENMREVEKKDAQKAAAPKESNKASYEDQKKGKSLNNKLSKIESQIKQLEKDIQHDDKMLASSYDKHIEDAAFFKAYNKKKADLDQFLLDWEVVQGDIDKL; encoded by the coding sequence ATGCTTAATATACACAATTTATCCGTTTCATTCGGAGGTACTTATTTGTTCGAAGAAGTAACATTCCGATTAGGAGCTGGAGATCGAGTTGGTCTCGTTGGTAAAAATGGAGCTGGTAAATCTACTATGCTCAAAATGTTAGCGGGAGATTTTAAACCAGATTCGGGTGTTATTTCACAAGAGAAGGATGTTCGCATGGGGTTTCTACGTCAAGATATCGATTTTGAACAAGGAAGAACAGTATTAGAAGAGGCCTACGAAGCTTTTGTAGAGATTAAAATTGTAGAAAAAAAATTAGAAGAAATAAACCATCAATTAGTCACCCGTACTGATTATGAAAGTGAAGAATATTCTAAAATAATTGAAGACCTTTCTGATTATACGCACCGATTTGATTTATTGGGTGGATATAATTATGTTGGTGATACAGAGAAAATTCTTTTAGGTTTAGGTTTCAAAAGAGATGTTTTTAATAATCAAACTGAGACTTTCTCTGGAGGTTGGAGAATGCGTATTGAATTAGCCAAGTTGTTATTACAAGCCAATGATGTTTTGCTACTGGATGAGCCTACAAATCACTTAGATATAGAAAGTATCATTTGGTTAGAAAGTTTTTTACGTAATTATCCTGGAGTCGTGGTAATTGTTTCGCATGATAGAATGTTCTTGGATAACGTAACCAATAGAACTATCGAGATATCATTAGGAAAAGCTTATGATTTCAATAAGCCTTATACACAATACCTAGAATTGCGTCACGAAATTCGTGAAAAACAATTGGCTACTCAAAAAAATCAAGCCAAGAAAATTGAAGAAACTGAAAAGCTAATTGAAAAATTCCGTGCCAAAGCTTCTAAAGCCTCCATGGCACAGTCTTTAATAAAAAAATTAGATAAAGTAGAACGTATCGAGGTAGATGAAGATGATAATTCAGTCATGAATATTTCCTTCCCAGTTTCCAAAGAACCGGGTAGAGTAGTGGTAGAGGCCGAAAATGTAACCAAAAGTTACGGGGATAAAACCATATTGAAAGACATTAATTTATTGGTAGAAAGAGGAAGTAAAATCGCCTTTGTTGGTCAAAATGGTCAAGGAAAATCAACTTTCATCAAAGCTATTGTTGATGAATTTGAATACCAAGGAAATATAAAATTGGGGCACAATGTACAATTGGGTTATTTTGCTCAAAACCAAGCGGAGTATCTTGATGGTGAAATCACATTGTTGCAAACAATGGAGGACGCTGCAATGGATACCAATCGTAGTAAAGTTCGTGATATGTTGGGGTCTTTCTTATTCCGTGGGGATGATGTTGATAAAAAAGTAAAAGTACTTTCGGGAGGGGAACGTAACCGTTTAGCACTTTGTAAATTGTTATTGCAACCCATCAACGTTTTATTGATGGATGAACCTACCAATCACTTGGATATAAAATCTAAGAATGTATTGAAAGCTGCATTGCAAAAATTTGGTGGGACTTTACTTCTTGTTTCTCACGATAGGGATTTCTTGCAAGGGATGTCAAACCTCGTTTATGAATTCAAAGACCAAAAAATAAAGGAATATTTGGGCGATATCAACTACTTCCTAGAGCAACGCAACCTTGAAAACATGCGTGAAGTCGAGAAGAAAGATGCTCAAAAAGCAGCAGCTCCAAAAGAAAGTAACAAAGCGTCCTATGAAGATCAAAAGAAAGGGAAGTCTCTAAATAACAAATTGAGTAAAATTGAAAGTCAAATCAAGCAATTAGAAAAAGACATTCAACATGATGATAAAATGTTGGCTTCTAGTTATGATAAGCATATTGAAGATGCTGCTTTTTTTAAGGCGTACAATAAGAAAAAAGCAGATTTAGACCAGTTTTTACTAGACTGGGAAGTTGTGCAAGGAGATATAGATAAATTGTAG
- a CDS encoding App1 family protein: MKPILKLYRGYANEQELIVMGHVFKPTNKKDYDFLSKKFKNASATINMFRIKTQTNADVYLEHNNEKIHTKTLNDGYFKFCIPLQQNEYGWVDYKVSIIYKDQKIESQESYNRPMEGDLGIISDIDDTFLVSYTKNPLKKIYHLLFKNVTKRKVFEDVVFHYQALSLAGRENKKERNTFFYVSSSEWNLYRFIIKFTEIHQLPKAVLLLKDIKTNLRQIFWSLKPERHNHKFEKIKHILEFYPHLQYVLLGDDSQEDVFLYEAICKIFPLSVKAVYIRQTGNSKKNRIIAVMDNIKTLNVSVYYFEHSAQAIEHSKSIGIIS, translated from the coding sequence ATGAAGCCTATTTTAAAATTATATCGAGGTTATGCCAATGAACAAGAGCTGATTGTCATGGGGCATGTTTTTAAACCTACCAATAAGAAAGATTATGATTTTCTATCTAAGAAGTTTAAAAATGCTTCCGCAACAATTAATATGTTCCGAATAAAAACACAAACGAATGCGGATGTATATCTAGAGCATAATAATGAAAAAATACACACCAAGACGCTAAATGATGGTTATTTTAAATTCTGCATTCCTTTACAGCAAAATGAATATGGCTGGGTAGATTATAAAGTAAGTATTATTTATAAAGATCAAAAAATCGAAAGTCAAGAAAGTTACAACCGTCCAATGGAAGGTGATCTAGGAATCATATCTGATATTGATGATACTTTCCTAGTGTCTTACACTAAAAATCCACTTAAAAAAATATACCATCTTTTATTTAAAAATGTAACTAAAAGAAAGGTATTTGAAGACGTTGTCTTTCATTATCAAGCACTTAGCTTGGCAGGAAGAGAAAATAAAAAAGAACGAAATACATTCTTTTATGTATCTAGTAGTGAATGGAACTTATATCGATTTATCATTAAATTTACTGAAATCCATCAATTACCCAAAGCCGTTTTACTACTAAAAGATATTAAAACGAACTTGCGTCAGATTTTCTGGTCTTTAAAACCCGAACGTCACAACCATAAGTTTGAAAAAATAAAACACATTTTAGAATTTTATCCACACTTACAATATGTTTTATTGGGTGACGACTCTCAGGAAGATGTCTTTTTATATGAAGCAATTTGCAAAATATTTCCTTTAAGCGTCAAAGCAGTTTACATTAGGCAAACTGGAAATTCAAAAAAAAACAGAATTATCGCTGTTATGGATAATATAAAAACATTGAATGTGTCTGTTTATTATTTTGAACATAGTGCTCAAGCAATTGAACATTCTAAATCAATTGGAATTATTTCCTAA
- a CDS encoding diacylglycerol kinase family protein — translation MNPVSGGVNKYQFIKATRDFVSGNNWNLVIYKTTGINDIDVIRDLYVASHPERILIAGGDGTIKMVGEAMAKEDVVFGILPVGSSNGLAVELDLMKTLEENLEIALHHDFIEIDMVVINEIRSLHLSDIGLNAELIKNYKKSKIHGKWGYALQIFHTLLHAKKPFIAHITTANESIECEARMIVMANAKKYGTGVVINPLGVLNDGKFELVIIKKMSLLIFCKIIMGIKVINLKEVEIISTDSAVIKTNFPVNFQIDGEYLGTEDELHISISTEKIKVAIA, via the coding sequence GTGAATCCAGTTTCAGGAGGTGTCAATAAATACCAGTTTATTAAGGCTACTAGAGATTTTGTATCCGGTAATAATTGGAACCTTGTAATATATAAAACTACAGGTATTAATGATATTGATGTGATACGAGATTTATATGTTGCTAGTCATCCAGAAAGGATTTTAATTGCTGGAGGGGATGGAACGATAAAGATGGTAGGGGAAGCCATGGCAAAAGAAGATGTTGTATTTGGGATATTACCAGTAGGTTCTTCTAATGGTTTGGCAGTCGAACTGGATTTGATGAAAACATTGGAGGAAAATTTAGAAATTGCGCTTCATCACGATTTTATAGAAATTGATATGGTCGTCATTAATGAAATAAGAAGTTTGCATTTGAGTGATATTGGTTTAAATGCCGAACTGATTAAGAATTATAAAAAAAGTAAAATACATGGAAAGTGGGGTTATGCGCTACAGATATTTCACACGTTACTACACGCTAAAAAGCCTTTTATAGCTCATATAACAACTGCTAATGAATCGATAGAATGTGAAGCTCGTATGATTGTGATGGCTAATGCTAAAAAATATGGAACTGGAGTTGTTATTAATCCTTTAGGTGTTCTAAATGATGGTAAATTTGAATTGGTGATTATAAAAAAAATGAGCTTACTTATTTTTTGTAAAATAATAATGGGAATAAAAGTAATAAATCTAAAAGAAGTCGAAATTATATCGACTGACTCAGCCGTAATCAAAACTAATTTTCCAGTCAATTTTCAAATTGATGGCGAATATTTAGGAACTGAAGATGAATTACATATTTCTATTTCGACAGAGAAAATCAAAGTAGCAATTGCTTAG
- a CDS encoding peptidogalycan biosysnthesis protein, producing the protein MKPNLSFQIYYSTQNLPTNWDSLTPKNIFLSKDYLSILEKSAPTNMVCYFIGIFKENELVGISLAQKINLSKVNSLGERDHCFKTMIKNFLFKKFISNVLVIGNNMLTGQNCFCFSDQINLEDGITALHEATHALTDQLKSQKKKIHLTVYKDFLTTNTQLFKTSKFKSYYHFNTQPNMVFNIKESWNSIDDYIGDLNKKYRDQYKRARKKAIGIDKRKLSLDEIKKSHYRINELYLNVAQNAPFNTFYLSENHFEVFKKKLHDNFLFYGYFIDEKLIGFNTLIKNGEDIDTYFLGYDESCQREKMLYLNMLYDMIGYSINKKYKRIIFARTALEIKSSVGAIPVEMIGLIKHKNYFINLLMAKSFAYFEPKTEWKERNPFK; encoded by the coding sequence TTGAAACCAAATTTATCCTTTCAAATTTATTATTCTACTCAAAATCTTCCAACCAACTGGGATAGCTTAACGCCTAAGAATATTTTTCTGAGTAAAGACTATTTGAGTATTCTGGAAAAATCGGCCCCCACCAATATGGTCTGTTACTTTATTGGAATTTTCAAAGAAAATGAATTGGTTGGGATTTCATTAGCACAAAAAATCAATTTAAGTAAAGTAAACTCATTAGGAGAAAGAGATCATTGTTTCAAAACAATGATCAAGAATTTCCTATTTAAAAAATTCATTTCTAACGTTTTAGTCATTGGAAACAATATGCTCACGGGCCAAAATTGTTTTTGTTTTAGTGACCAAATCAATTTAGAAGATGGAATTACTGCATTACACGAAGCCACACATGCGCTTACTGACCAATTAAAAAGCCAAAAGAAGAAAATACATCTTACGGTTTACAAAGACTTCTTAACTACCAATACTCAATTATTTAAAACCTCGAAATTCAAATCGTATTATCATTTTAATACGCAACCGAATATGGTTTTCAACATTAAAGAATCATGGAATTCCATTGATGATTATATTGGAGATTTAAATAAAAAATACCGAGACCAATACAAGCGTGCAAGAAAAAAAGCAATAGGAATCGATAAGAGAAAACTATCTCTAGATGAAATAAAAAAATCTCATTACCGAATCAACGAGCTATATTTAAATGTAGCGCAAAATGCTCCCTTTAATACATTCTATTTATCTGAAAATCATTTTGAAGTATTCAAAAAGAAACTCCATGACAACTTTTTATTCTATGGCTACTTTATAGATGAAAAACTGATAGGGTTCAATACTTTGATTAAAAACGGAGAAGATATAGATACTTACTTCTTAGGTTATGATGAAAGTTGCCAAAGAGAAAAAATGTTATACCTCAATATGTTATATGACATGATTGGTTATTCTATTAATAAAAAATACAAGCGTATTATTTTTGCTCGAACAGCTTTGGAAATAAAAAGTTCCGTAGGCGCTATTCCTGTCGAAATGATTGGGCTGATTAAACATAAAAATTATTTTATTAATTTATTAATGGCTAAGAGTTTCGCTTATTTTGAACCAAAAACAGAGTGGAAAGAGCGCAATCCATTTAAATAA
- a CDS encoding 4a-hydroxytetrahydrobiopterin dehydratase encodes MEIYTETTAQPLLKTLNDWEFNNNGIEKKFVFKNFNQALGFIVQIGVLAEKANHHPELFNVYNKVNVRLSTHDAGGLTDKDFLLANAIEKL; translated from the coding sequence ATGGAAATCTATACAGAGACAACAGCACAACCTTTACTGAAAACCTTAAATGATTGGGAATTCAATAATAATGGTATCGAGAAGAAATTTGTTTTTAAAAATTTTAATCAAGCGCTTGGATTTATTGTGCAAATTGGTGTTTTGGCCGAAAAAGCGAATCATCATCCAGAATTGTTTAATGTGTATAATAAGGTGAATGTTCGTTTGTCAACTCATGATGCTGGGGGATTGACGGATAAAGATTTTTTATTAGCGAATGCAATTGAGAAATTATAA
- a CDS encoding DUF1761 domain-containing protein, with the protein MEINFIVLLVAASSTMVIGFIWYNPKVFGTIWMTESGMTEEKMKGANMVLIFGMSLVYAFLISMSLQMITIHQWGAVSMIGGDPSIVKPSYYAFMADYGTTFRTFKHGAFHGILTGVFMALPIIGTNALYERRSWKYTLVTAGYWIVSFMIMGGIICAWS; encoded by the coding sequence ATGGAAATTAATTTTATTGTTTTGTTAGTTGCTGCATCATCAACTATGGTTATTGGATTTATTTGGTACAATCCAAAGGTTTTTGGAACAATTTGGATGACAGAATCAGGAATGACAGAAGAAAAGATGAAAGGTGCTAATATGGTACTTATATTTGGAATGTCATTAGTTTATGCTTTCCTAATTTCGATGTCCTTACAAATGATCACTATTCATCAATGGGGAGCGGTAAGCATGATCGGTGGAGATCCAAGTATTGTTAAACCTTCTTATTACGCCTTTATGGCTGATTACGGAACTACTTTCCGCACATTTAAACATGGTGCTTTTCATGGTATTCTGACAGGAGTTTTTATGGCACTACCTATTATAGGAACAAATGCACTCTACGAAAGAAGAAGTTGGAAATACACTTTAGTCACAGCTGGATATTGGATTGTTAGTTTTATGATAATGGGTGGAATTATCTGCGCTTGGTCTTAA
- a CDS encoding Two component regulator three Y domain protein: MKNLFTFILTALTSFLMVAEVTPSDKATLVKLYNSTNGVNWNTKWDLTSPVTTWYGVKLVNDKIVSINLRNNNLVGEIPTEILSLIDLQELNLYKNKLSGVIPAGLGNLKKLEVLDLSFNSLTGSLPASIGDMVNLKSISLFMNRLSGELPSQIGNLKNLETLSLFNNEIEGQIPTSLYNLASLKVMLLNSNKLSGELSHHISEMKSLENLSLFENNFVGQIPLELEKLNKLKEMNVSYNKFSGLTSRRLAVLDTLNMTMFNDKGVAVLLNIKMDRSTAIVSED; the protein is encoded by the coding sequence ATGAAAAACTTATTCACATTTATTTTGACTGCTTTAACTTCTTTTTTGATGGTTGCAGAAGTTACTCCGTCAGATAAAGCAACTTTAGTAAAATTATATAATTCAACTAATGGTGTTAATTGGAATACGAAGTGGGACTTAACTTCTCCAGTAACTACATGGTATGGAGTGAAATTAGTTAATGACAAGATTGTTTCAATTAATTTAAGAAATAATAATTTAGTAGGTGAGATTCCAACTGAAATCCTTAGTCTTATTGATTTACAAGAATTAAATTTATATAAAAATAAACTTTCAGGAGTAATTCCTGCAGGTTTAGGGAATTTGAAAAAATTAGAGGTTCTAGATTTATCTTTTAATAGTCTTACAGGTTCTCTACCAGCTTCAATAGGAGATATGGTTAATTTGAAAAGCATTAGTTTGTTTATGAATAGATTGTCTGGTGAATTGCCGTCTCAAATTGGTAATTTGAAAAATCTTGAAACATTATCACTTTTCAACAATGAAATAGAAGGTCAAATTCCAACATCATTATATAATCTTGCTTCTTTGAAAGTAATGCTTTTAAATAGTAATAAATTATCGGGTGAATTAAGTCATCACATTTCAGAAATGAAGTCTTTAGAAAACTTAAGTTTATTTGAAAATAATTTTGTGGGTCAGATACCTTTGGAGTTAGAAAAGTTAAATAAATTGAAAGAAATGAATGTTTCTTATAATAAATTCAGCGGATTAACCTCTAGAAGATTAGCTGTGTTGGATACTTTAAATATGACTATGTTTAATGATAAGGGAGTTGCAGTACTATTAAATATAAAAATGGATAGGAGTACAGCTATTGTTTCGGAGGATTAA
- a CDS encoding IS1182 family transposase: MLVQQQQIQFSEHSSLYDLIIPKDNLLRKINELIDFSFITDELIHTYCVNNGRMAESPIRMFKYLLLKTIYTVSDVDVVDRSRFDMSFKYFLDMTPEADVINPSSLTKFRKLRLKDTDLLNLLINKTVALAIEKGVIRSKSIIVDATHTLSRSNPFLAIDVLREHSKQLRKVVYSFDEQWKERMPEKNNENDLEKELAYSKELEKRLEEDPSVSLIPAVKEKLNLLKETIEDTQENLILSKDTDAKTGHKSAESSFFGYKTHLAMTEERIITAAVVTSGEKGDGPELPKLLEISQENGIEVDTIIGDGAYSGKENLKITSEQNIKVVARLNPSITQGFRKDEDKFDYNKDADRFVCPAGHMAIRKARGGTKDIGENQVDTYYFDVEKCKSCPLTEGCYKEGAKTKTYSVSIKSDLHQEQISFQETDYYKEKAKHRYKIEAKNSELKNAHGFDRAISYGINNMQMQGAMAIFTVNLKRIIKLM; encoded by the coding sequence ATGTTAGTTCAGCAACAACAAATTCAGTTCAGCGAGCATTCCTCGTTATATGATTTAATCATTCCTAAAGATAATCTTCTTCGAAAAATCAATGAATTAATTGATTTTTCATTTATCACCGATGAACTTATACATACCTATTGTGTAAATAATGGTCGTATGGCAGAAAGTCCTATTCGTATGTTCAAGTATCTACTTTTGAAAACGATTTATACGGTCTCGGATGTTGATGTTGTTGATCGCTCTCGTTTTGACATGTCCTTTAAATATTTTTTGGATATGACACCCGAAGCCGATGTTATCAACCCAAGTTCATTGACAAAATTTAGAAAACTCCGCTTAAAAGACACCGATTTATTGAATTTATTGATTAACAAAACGGTAGCCTTAGCCATTGAAAAAGGTGTTATTCGTTCTAAATCTATAATAGTTGATGCCACACATACTTTATCAAGGTCAAATCCATTTTTAGCTATAGACGTACTGAGAGAACATTCCAAACAACTTCGTAAAGTGGTTTATTCATTTGATGAACAATGGAAAGAACGTATGCCAGAGAAGAACAACGAGAATGATTTAGAAAAGGAGTTGGCTTATAGCAAAGAGTTAGAGAAAAGACTAGAAGAAGATCCTTCGGTGAGTTTGATACCGGCCGTAAAAGAAAAACTCAACTTGCTAAAAGAAACCATCGAAGATACACAAGAAAATTTAATTTTATCAAAAGATACCGATGCCAAAACTGGGCATAAATCTGCCGAGAGTTCTTTCTTTGGCTACAAGACTCATTTAGCTATGACCGAAGAGCGCATCATAACAGCAGCCGTAGTAACATCGGGAGAAAAAGGAGATGGACCGGAGTTGCCAAAACTCTTAGAAATTAGTCAAGAAAATGGAATTGAGGTAGATACTATTATTGGCGATGGTGCCTATTCGGGGAAAGAAAATCTTAAAATCACAAGTGAGCAAAATATTAAAGTAGTGGCCAGACTAAACCCATCCATAACACAAGGATTTAGAAAAGACGAGGATAAATTTGATTACAATAAAGATGCCGATAGGTTTGTATGTCCTGCGGGTCATATGGCAATACGAAAAGCACGAGGTGGAACCAAAGATATCGGGGAAAATCAAGTCGACACTTACTATTTTGATGTTGAAAAATGTAAATCATGTCCTTTAACAGAAGGCTGTTATAAAGAGGGAGCAAAAACAAAAACATATTCGGTATCCATAAAATCAGATTTACATCAAGAGCAAATATCCTTTCAAGAAACAGACTATTACAAAGAAAAAGCAAAGCACCGATACAAAATAGAAGCGAAGAATAGTGAGTTAAAAAATGCACATGGTTTTGACAGAGCGATATCTTATGGCATAAACAATATGCAAATGCAAGGAGCAATGGCTATTTTTACAGTAAATTTAAAAAGAATCATAAAACTAATGTAG